One Phyllopteryx taeniolatus isolate TA_2022b chromosome 12, UOR_Ptae_1.2, whole genome shotgun sequence genomic window, cgtttctggactgacgtcaatcaccacagcctccacggacgactgaagctgttgttggacactgggaaggtcagtgaattcaggcacagatagagcatatctgggatcgtgggctatcttctgcagttctccgctatcggagcgtgtggttccgatggtaaagatcagaactccgagctttttgagagcagaagctggtgcatcgacactgtcaaaagaccttccgccgcttagcaatattaggacctgtgggactccttcaaGGCGTCTGCTGCCGGCAGAGGTTGTGAAGACATTATCCCTCAAGTACTGGAGAGCTTCTCCAGTGTTGAGGGTTGTTCCACCTCTGTGCCTCAACCCTCtaacaatttcaaggatttcgcgctttgttgtgtatgtgttcaggtagaactggacagctgcatttctgctgtactgaatcagggagactctatctttgttatcatccacactcagtgactctacgactctttggacaaagtctctcatcgctgggaatgagtttcttgtggcatcagagccatccaacaagaaaacaacatcccttcctgttctatccgctgtggtaaacaaaacatgagacaTATTAAGACTGTAAAATGTACCATCTCCTCGAAAAATGTTGACCTAAGTCTGTTTACACATTTGAATAACAGTcaacttttcatgtgttttggatggagatctcgcttaccagtcactgttggtgtcatgggcgtggcggctctgagtaccctgtttattacagaggagagctgttcttggacactggggaggtcagtgagctcagacactgctagagcattacttgggtcatgggatatctttttcagctcgctgctgtcagagttctgtgttccaatgctgattgtaaagattccctgctgtttaagagcagaggctggcgcatcaacgctgtcagaagaccgcccaccattaagcaggatcaagatctgtggaacaccttgcgggcgcctactccctgaggagtttgtaaagacgttgtccctgacgtatcggagcgcagcccctgtgttgagtggtctgcctcctctgtgtctgagccctctgactgcatccacaatatcctctcttgtagtgtacgtgttcagatagaaattggcctctgcatctatgctgtactggaccacagagacacggtctttgtctacgcccacattgagtttctccaccacttgctcaacaaaatcgcgcatggtggggaagccactccttgttccatcagaaccatccagaaggaatacaatatcctttttggcttcagctgagaaaagacgggaggaaaaatgataaaaagaacctTTGGAAACAGTGACACGATCAGATTACACGTATTTTTGGGAAAGCGCTGCCTGTTTCCATGTCAGTCTCTTCTAAGGTAAAGATTAACTTTGGacaaaatcagtaacttttAAGTCGTGCTCGGTAAGAGAAATAAGACAGCCCACCCGTGCCCAGTGAGTGCTGTACTTGTACACCTACCAATtactggtggcgtttctggactgacgtcaatcaccacagcctccacggacgactgaagctgttgttggacactgggaaggtcagtgaattcaggcacagatagagcatatctgggatcgtgggctatcttctgcagttctccgctatcggagcgtgtggttccgatggtaaagatcagaactccgaggtttttgagagcagaagctggtgcatcgacactgtcaaaagaccttccgccgcttagcaatattaggacctgtgggactccttcaaGGCGTCTGCTGCCGGCAGAGTTTGTGAAGACATTATCCCTCAAGTACTGGAGAGCTGCTCCAGTGTTGAGGGTTGTTCCACCTCTGTGCCTCAACCCTCTAACAATGTCAAGGATTTCGCgctttgttttgtatgtgttcaggtagaactggacagctgcatttctgctgtactgaatcagggagactcgatctttgttatcatccacactcagtgactctacgactctttggacaaagtctctcatcgctgggaatgagtttcttgtggcatcagagccatccaacaagaaaacgacatcccttcctgttctatccgctgtggtaaacaaaacatgagccgtattaagaccttaaaatgtaccatctcctcgaaaaatgtcgacctaagtctgtttacacattagaataacagtcaacttttcatgtgttttggatggagatctcgcttaccagtcactgttggtgtcatggGCGTGGCAGCTCTGAGTACCCTGTTTATTACAGAGGAGAGctgttcttggacactggggaggTCAGTGAGCTCAGACACTGCGAGAGCATTACTTGGGTCATGGGATATCTTTTTCAGCTCGCTGCTGTCAGAGTTCTGTGTTCCAATGCTGATTGTAAAGATGCCCTGCTGTTTAAGAGCAGAGGCTGGCGCATCAATGCTGTCAGAAGACCGCCCACCATTAAGCAGGATCAAGATCTGTGGAACACCTTGCGGGCGCCTACTCCCTGAGGAGTTTGTAAAGACGTTGTCCCTGACGTATCGGAGCGCAGCCCCTGTGTTGAGTGGtctgcctcctctgtgtctgagccctctgactgcatccacaatatcttctcttgtagtgtacgtgttcagatagaaattggcctctgcatctatgctgtactggaccacagagacacggtctttgtctacgcccacattgagtttctccacaacttgctcaacaaaatcgcgcatggtggggaagccactccttgttccatcagaaccatccagaaggaatacaatatcctttttggcttcagctgagaaaagacgggaggaaaaatgataaaaagaacctTTGGAAACAGTGACACGATCAGATTACAtgtatttttgggaaagcgctgcctgtttccatgtcagtctcttctaaggtaaagattaactttcgacaaaatcagtaacttttaagtcgtgctcggtaagggatataagacagcccacccgtgcccagtgagtgctgtacttgtacacctaccaattactggtggcgtttctggactgacgtcaatcaccacagcctccacggaggactgaagctgttgttggacactgggaaggtcagtgaattcaggcacagatagagcatatctgggatcgtgggctatcttctgcagttctccgctatcggagcgtgtggttccgatggtaaagatcagaactccgaggtttttgagagcagaagctggtgcatcgacactgtcaaaagaccttccgccgcttagcaatattaggacctgtgggactccttcaaggcgtctgctgccggcagaggttgtgaagacattatccctcaagtactggagagctgctccagtgttgagggttgttccacctctgtgcctcaaccctctaacaatttcaaggatttcgcgctttgttgtgtatgtgttcaggtagaactggacagctgcatttctgctgtactgaatcagggagactcgatctttgttatcatccacactcagtgactctacgactctttggacaaagtctctcatcgctgggaatgagtttcttgtggcatcagagccatccaacaagaaaacaacatcccttcctgttctatccgctgtggtaaacaaaacatgagacaTATTAAGACTGTAAAATGTACCATCTCCTCGAAAAATGTTGACCTAAGTCTGTTTACACATTTGAATAACAGTcaacttttcatgtgttttggatggagatctcgcttaccagtcactgttggtgtcatgggcgtggcggctctgagtaccctgtttattacagaggagagctgttcttggacactggggaggtcagtgagctcagacactgctagagcattacttgggtcatgggatatctttttcagctcgctgctgtctgagttctgtgttccaatgctgattgtaaagatgccctgctgtttaagagcagaggctggcgcatcaacgctgtcagaagaccgcccaccattaagcaggatcaagatctgtggaacaccttgcgggcgcctactccctgaggagtttgtaaagacgttgtccctgacgtatcggagcgcagcccctgtgttgagtggtctgcctcctctgtgtctgagccctctgactgcatccacaatatcctctcttgtagtgtacgtgttcagatagaaattggcctctgcatctatgctgtactggaccacagagacacggtctttgtctacgcccacattgagtttctccaccacttgctcaacaaaatcgcgcatggtggggaagccactccttgttccatcagaaccatccagaaggaatacaatatcctttttggcttcagctgagaaaagacgggaggaaaaatgataaaaagaacctTTGTAAACAGTGACACGATCAGATTACAtgtatttttgggaaagcgctgcctgtttccatgtcagtctcttctaaggtaaagattaactttcgacaaaatcagtaacttttaagtcgtgctcggtaagggatataagacagcccacccgtgcccagtgagtgctgtacttgtacacctaccaattactggtggcgtttctggactgacgtcaatcaccacagcctccacggaggactgaagctgttgttggacactgggaaggtcagtgaattcaggcacagatagagcatatctgggatcgtgggctatcttctgcagttctccgctatcggagcgtgtggttccgatggtaaagatcagaactccgaggtttttgagagcagaagctggtgcatcgacactgtcaaaagaccttccgccgcttagcaatattaggacctgtgggactccttcaaGGCGTCTGCTGCCGGCAGAGGTTGTGAAGACATTATCCCTCAAGTACTGGAGAGCTGCTCCAGTGTTGAGGGTTGTTCCACCTCTGTGCCTCAACCCTCTAACAATGTCAAGGATTTCGcgctttgttgtgtatgtgttcaggtaGAACTGGACAGCTGCATTTCTGCTGTACTGAATCAGGGAGACTCGATCTTTGTTATCATCCACACTCAGTGACTCTACGACTCTTTGGACAAAGTCTCTCATCGATGGAAATGAGTTTCTTGTGGCATCAGAGCCATCCAACAAGAAAACGACATCCCTTCCTGTTCTATCCGctgtggtaaacaaaacatgagccgtattaagaccttaaaatttaccatctcctcgaaaaatgtcgacctaagtctgtttacacattagaataacagtcaacttttcatgtgttttggatggagatctcgcttaccagtcactgttggtgtcatgggcgtggcggctctgagtaccctgtttattacagaggagagctgttcttggacactggggaggTCAGTGAGCTCAGACACTGCTAGAGCATTACTTGGGTCATGGGATATCTTTTTCAGCTCGCTGCTGTCTGAGTTCTGTGTTCCAATGCTGATTGTAAAGATGCCCTGCTGTTTAAGAGCAGAGGCTGGCGCATCAACGCTGTCAGAAGACCGCCCACCATTAAGCAGGATCAAGATCTGTGGAACACCTTGCTGGCGCCTACTCCCTGAGGAGTTTGTAAAGACGTTGTCCCTGACGTATCGGAGCGCAGCCCCTGTGTTGAGTGGtctgcctcctctgtgtctgagccctctgactgcatccacaatatcctctcttgtagtgtacgtgttcagatagaaattggcctctgcatctatgctgtactggaccacagagacacggtctttgtctacgcccacattgagtttctccaccacttgctcaacaaaatcgcgcatggtggggaagccactccttgttccatcagaaccatccagaaggaatacaatatcctttttggcttcagctgagaaaagacgggaggacaaatgataaaaagaacctttgcaaacagtgacacgatcagattacacatatttttgggaaagcgctgcctgtttccatgtcagtctcttctaaggtaaagattaactttggacaaaatcagtaacttttAAGTTGTGCTCGGTAAGGGATATAAGACAGCCCACCCGTCCGTGCCCAGTGAGTGCTGTACTTGTACACCTACCAATtactggtggcgtttctggactgacgtcaatcaccacagcctccacggacgactgaagctgttgttggacactgggaaggtcagtgaattcaggcacagatagagcatatctgggatcgtgggctatcttctgcagttctccgctatcggagcgtgtggttccgatggtaaagatcagaactccgagctttttgagagcagaagctggtgcatcgacactgtcaaaagaccttccgccgcttagcaatattaggacctgtgggactccttcaaGGCGTCTGCTGCCGGCAGAGGTTGTGAAGACATTATCCCTCAAGTACTGGAGAGCTGCTCCAGTGTTGAGGGTTGTTCCACCTCTGTGCCTCAACCCTCTAACAATGTCAAGGATTTCGCgctttgttttgtatgtgttcaggtagaactggacagctgcatttctgctgtactgaatcagggagactcgatctttgttatcatccacactcagtgactctacgactctttggacaaagtctctcatcgctgggaatgagtttcttgtggcatcagagccatccaacaagaaaacgacatcccttcctgttctatccgctgtggtaaacaaaacatgagccgtattaagaccttaaaatttaccatctcctcgaaaaatgtcgacctaagtctgtttacacattagaataacagtcaacttttcatgtgttttggatggagatctcgcttaccagtcactgttggtgtcatgggcgtggcggctctgagtaccctgtttattacagaggagagctgttcttggacactggggaggTCAGTGAGCTCAGACACTGCTAGAGCATTACTTGGGTCATGGGATATCTTTTTCAGCTCGCTGCTGTCTGAGTTCTGTGTTCCAATGCTGATTGTAAAGATGCCCTGCTGTTTAAGAGCAGAGGCTGGCGCATCAACGCTGTCAGAAGACCGCCCACCATTAAGCAGGATCAAGATCTGTGGAACACCTTGCTGGCGCCTACTCCCTGAGGAGTTTGTAAAGACGTTGTCCCTGACGTATCGGAGCGCAGCCCCTGTGTTGAGTGGtctgcctcctctgtgtctgagccctctgactgcatccacaatatcctctcttgtagtgtacgtgttcagatagaaattggcctctgcatctatgctgtactggaccacagagacacggtctttgtctacgcccacattgagtttctccaccacttgctcaacaaaatcgcgcatggtggggaagccactccttgttccatcagaaccatccagaaggaatacaatatcctttttggcttcagctgagaaaagacgggaggacaaatgataaaaagaacctttgcaaacagtgacacgatcagattacacatatttttgggaaagcgctgcctgtttccatgtcagtctcttctaaggtaaagattaactttggacaaaatcagtaacttttAAGTTGTGCTCGGTAAGGGATATAAGACAGCCCACCCGTCCGTGCCCAGTGAGTGCTGTACTTGTACACCTACCAATtactggtggcgtttctggactgacgtcaatcaccacagcctccacggacgactgaagctgttgttggacactgggaaggtcagtgaattcaggcacagatagagcatatctgggatcgtgggctatcttctgcagttctccgctatcggagcgtgtggttccgatggtaaagatcagaactccgagctttttgagagcagaagctggtgcatcgacactgtcaaaagaccttccgccgcttagcaatattaggacctgtgggactccttcaaGGCGTCTGCTGCCGGCAGAGGTTGTGAAGACATTATCCCTCAAGTACTGGAGAGCTGCTCCAGTGTTGAGGGTTGTTCCACCTCTGTGCCTCAACCCTCTAACAA contains:
- the LOC133486737 gene encoding collagen alpha-3(VI) chain-like, producing the protein VVFLLDGSDATRNSFPAMRDFVQRVVESLSVDDNKDRVSLIQYSRNAAVQFYLNTYKTKREILDIVRGLRHRGGTTLNTGAALQYLRDNVFTTSAGSRRLEGVPQVLILLSGGLIFTLEETDMETAEAKKDIVFLLDGSDGTRSGFPTMRDFVEQVVEKLNVGVDKDRVSVVQYSIDAEANFYLNTYTTREDIVDAVRGLRHRGGRPLNTGAALRYVRDNVFTNSSGSRRPQGVPQILILLNGGRSSDSVDAPASALKQQGIFTISIGTKNSDSSELKKISHDPTLQYLRDNVFTTSAGSRRLEGVPQVLILLSGGRSFDSVDAPASALKKLGDIVFLLDGSDGTRSGFPTMRDFVEQVVEKLNVGVDKDRVSVVQYSIDAEANFYLNTYTTREDIVDAVRGLRHRGGRPLNTGAALRYVRDNVFTNSSGSRRQQGVPQILILLNGGRSSDSVDAPASALKQQGIFTISIGTQNSDSSELKKISHDPSNALAVSELTDLPSRVVESLSVDDNKDRVSLIQYSRNAAVQFYLNTYKTKREILDIVRGLRHRGGTTLNTGAALQYLRDNVFTTSAGSRRLEGVPQVLILLSGGRSFDSVDAPASALKKLGVLIF